Below is a genomic region from Culicoides brevitarsis isolate CSIRO-B50_1 chromosome 2, AGI_CSIRO_Cbre_v1, whole genome shotgun sequence.
ttatgaaatgattttttaaacaccTCGGAAAGGAGACTAcgaatgataaaataaaactactaGCCTGTATCATATTAGGATTTCTAGACACAATGCAAGCAGTCATTTTGATGTAACATATTAAGAACAATGCGATCAAAGTACTCTGCAGATAaagaataattatgcattatAGAAATGCTATTGGAAATGACTtcattcacatattttttttttgtagcttcGTTAGATTTTTAGCGATATCAGCTGGTTGTATTTCTAAACTACTCAGTCGGTTTCACTTACCTGCATCTAAAAAGGAACCATCGACGTCGTTATTTCCTGATTCAGGATCTTGTTTCACGTTACCTGATTGACTAAATGTCGCAGGGACATTCGAGCAACCGTACCACCAATGTGCTACAGGTCTAGGGAATGGAGGATCAGCTTGATcaacctgaaaataaaatattaatcaaatgaaaaataagcGTCAAACGTATACAGGTGCACTACTCACGGTAAATGTTCGATCGTTAAATCTATAGTACTTGTCGCCTTTAAAGAAATACGTATACCCATTTGTGTATTGCAAAGCTGCGTCAATATCATTTGGAATACCCTCCCAATTGGAAATAGGTTTGGGATATGTTGATTTGACTGGTGGTCGTTTCAAAGGATCGAATCGCCAAAAACGATTTCCcttatagaaataaattttaccatTTCCACCCCAAACTAATGCTGCGTCTAAGTGATCTGGCACACCAGTGAAACCGTCACTGATTTTTTTGGGATAGTCACCGTCTACAGTTCTACCACTGTACCTCCAATATTTTGTTCCTTTGAAGAAGTacgtttttccatttttatatgTAAAAGCTGCATCAATGTTAGCTACGGTTACATCATATTTCagttaaaacgaaaaaaaaaacgatgattATCAAAGTGATCTTACGCTCTAAACCTGGCCAACCGTCACTAATCTTTTTCGGATATCCTTCGGCAACAGCATTTTCTGTCAGTCTATAATATTTGTCTCCTTTAAATGCATACGTATTTCCATCAGCAGTATTGAATACGGCATCCACTTTTGGACTCTTACACAACTCGTTTTGTTCATCATTTTGCACCACTGTCGGTCGTCTTGTTGTTTTAATAGTTGGCTGCTGCGGTGATCCTGACGACTTACGACCATATAAAGCTTGAATACCCTAAAACCGTCGACAGTTCATTTGaatatgttgtttttttttactttaaataatatcTACCTGGATATCGTCTGAATCTAAACGGAATACTGGATCATAGCCACGATAAAATGGAGCCATTAAAGCGGAGCGAACATCAGAATGGCTTAGACCAAGTGAGTGTCCAAACTCATGAGCTGCTACTTGAAATAGATTCGTTCCACGCGTACTCTTGATAGTCCAGTATTCCGCatcatcaaaatgtgcatcgCCACCATATACAGGGAAGTAAGCATGTGCCAATGTACCACCAACTCCATCAAATGGATCACCATCGCCGTGTTCGCCACTCTCAAATCTGCAAACATATAAGAAAgtattgataaattattttattattatttttgtaatttttttaataccttaTGTCAATGTGAACTGGATTCTTTGATTTTGGTGTGAACGTTAAGTCCGTATATTCACTCCAAACTGCGAATGCTTTGCTAATTTCTTCATCGACATCTTTGCGGTTCAACAGTTTTGGATATTTACTAATTCTGTAAGTCAAAGCTTTGACCTTCCATCGACTACCTTGTAAGGCATACCGCTTAGAACGTGTATCTGACCCAAATCCGACTTTGTCTTTTACGCCGCATCTAGGTGCCGACATCAATTCCATAGTCTCGTCATCTAATTCTCCAGTTGCATTTAAGCCTGCAAAGCTTTGGAATTCCATAATTGCTTTTTCCCAAGTGTCTCCATCGATTAAACTTCCACTACTTGGGTTTCGCAGAGATGGACTGAGGTAACCAAATTGTGAAAGgtataactaaaaaataataaaattattttcaaatatcttTTTACTAAAACTTAATTTGTGTATCAACATCTGGGTTTTCAATGAATATGTCTTCCATTTCAATTGGTGCACTACGAATTACTTGTATTAAAGAGAGGAAGatcaatgaaaatattgataattcTTCCATTTGTGAAAAAAGTATGTATAGCTCAATTAATAACTTATTTTGAACTGACTATTATTCTTTTCtcgttctttttattttattttttttattggttcgCGGAATAACCGGAAGATTCTATACGAAAGGTATtcctattttttgtttttccccAAATACGTTTACACCAAAACAAAGACagctcttaaatatttaaatagttttcgCAAAAACGAGCTTCATagttcattgaaatttgacaTAGTTTAATCGAAAACAAAAACGTATTGTATGTACATAGGTTTAAAGTTTGATACCAAATGTTAGTTTGATCATTCATCCAATACATTATTTCTTCTAAATACAGATCAGTGCATGTTCTTTATCTGCAAAAGTTGCAAGAAACAACAAACCAaccacaaaattatttcaaaatgcaAAATCTTTGATTAATATTCTCAATAAATGGTCAAAATTTGTTCAGGGACAGGTTACATTACACATTACATAATTTGTAGGCATCAAGCTCGATTAAATCATGATAATTGCTTGTCGTGACGTgattatttcttttgaaattgattgatttatttgttttgaatttatttacctCCATTCAAAGTgttaggaaaaatttaaaaaaataatttttttttcgtacgtaAGCGAATGGACAcgcaaattttcatatatgtcCGGATTGAATAAAGATTTGTTTAATGTTCTAAGCTCAACATGTACTTTTCCGGAAGTTAgttgaaaagttatttttatttgcatattttacaGTATGCATTAGCGAtaagaaatttcattgtttttctgttttagaaaaaaaaaatataattatttgttaagaATACCTGCTAGCAATCTTCCGTTTGCTCTTCCGCAGTCTTACTCTATTATATATTGATATTGTTGTTCATATTTTCTATTTGTTTAATACAACAAAATGCTTGACTCTAATATTAACGGTA
It encodes:
- the LOC134830541 gene encoding matrix metalloproteinase-14 isoform X2; protein product: MISSSIKNSLRFYTTGVIFILMTVIFSSNLYCIAAPVVSKTTQAQLYLSQFGYLSPSLRNPSSGSLIDGDTWEKAIMEFQSFAGLNATGELDDETMELMSAPRCGVKDKVGFGSDTRSKRYALQGSRWKVKALTYRISKYPKLLNRKDVDEEISKAFAVWSEYTDLTFTPKSKNPVHIDIRFESGEHGDGDPFDGVGGTLAHAYFPVYGGDAHFDDAEYWTIKSTRGTNLFQVAAHEFGHSLGLSHSDVRSALMAPFYRGYDPVFRLDSDDIQGIQALYGRKSSGSPQQPTIKTTRRPTVVQNDEQNELCKSPKVDAVFNTADGNTYAFKGDKYYRLTENAVAEGYPKKISDGWPGLEPNIDAAFTYKNGKTYFFKGTKYWRYSGRTVDGDYPKKISDGFTGVPDHLDAALVWGGNGKIYFYKGNRFWRFDPLKRPPVKSTYPKPISNWEGIPNDIDAALQYTNGYTYFFKGDKYYRFNDRTFTVDQADPPFPRPVAHWWYGCSNVPATFSQSAGNDYPSPAHDEYPSGAANKEELVFSIKTISVFLPLLIMKFYR
- the LOC134830541 gene encoding matrix metalloproteinase-14 isoform X1; this encodes MISSSIKNSLRFYTTGVIFILMTVIFSSNLYCIAAPVVSKTTQAQLYLSQFGYLSPSLRNPSSGSLIDGDTWEKAIMEFQSFAGLNATGELDDETMELMSAPRCGVKDKVGFGSDTRSKRYALQGSRWKVKALTYRISKYPKLLNRKDVDEEISKAFAVWSEYTDLTFTPKSKNPVHIDIRFESGEHGDGDPFDGVGGTLAHAYFPVYGGDAHFDDAEYWTIKSTRGTNLFQVAAHEFGHSLGLSHSDVRSALMAPFYRGYDPVFRLDSDDIQGIQALYGRKSSGSPQQPTIKTTRRPTVVQNDEQNELCKSPKVDAVFNTADGNTYAFKGDKYYRLTENAVAEGYPKKISDGWPGLEPNIDAAFTYKNGKTYFFKGTKYWRYSGRTVDGDYPKKISDGFTGVPDHLDAALVWGGNGKIYFYKGNRFWRFDPLKRPPVKSTYPKPISNWEGIPNDIDAALQYTNGYTYFFKGDKYYRFNDRTFTVDQADPPFPRPVAHWWYGCSNVPATFSQSGNVKQDPESGNNDVDGSFLDAAGNDYPSPAHDEYPSGAANKEELVFSIKTISVFLPLLIMKFYR
- the LOC134830541 gene encoding matrix metalloproteinase-14 isoform X3, which encodes MISSSIKNSLRFYTTGVIFILMTVIFSSNLYCIAAPVVSKTTQAQLYLSQFGYLSPSLRNPSSGSLIDGDTWEKAIMEFQSFAGLNATGELDDETMELMSAPRCGVKDKVGFGSDTRSKRYALQGSRWKVKALTYRISKYPKLLNRKDVDEEISKAFAVWSEYTDLTFTPKSKNPVHIDIRFESGEHGDGDPFDGVGGTLAHAYFPVYGGDAHFDDAEYWTIKSTRGTNLFQVAAHEFGHSLGLSHSDVRSALMAPFYRGYDPVFRLDSDDIQGIQALYGRKSSGSPQQPTIKTTRRPTVVQNDEQNELCKSPKVDAVFNTADGNTYAFKGDKYYRLTENAVAEGYPKKISDGWPGLEPNIDAAFTYKNGKTYFFKGTKYWRYSGRTVDGDYPKKISDGFTGVPDHLDAALVWGGNGKIYFYKGNRFWRFDPLKRPPVKSTYPKPISNWEGIPNDIDAALQYTNGYTYFFKGDKYYRFNDRTFTVDQADPPFPRPVAHWWYGCSNVPATFSQSGNVKQDPESGNNDVDGSFLDAEYFDRIVLNMLHQNDCLHCV